The following coding sequences are from one Zalophus californianus isolate mZalCal1 chromosome 5, mZalCal1.pri.v2, whole genome shotgun sequence window:
- the LOC113929501 gene encoding LOW QUALITY PROTEIN: olfactory receptor 2T29-like (The sequence of the model RefSeq protein was modified relative to this genomic sequence to represent the inferred CDS: inserted 1 base in 1 codon; deleted 1 base in 1 codon): MDNTTWVANHTGRSDFDLVGLFSQFKYPALLCVVIFVVFLMALSGNTILILLIYCDAHLHNPMYFFITQLSLMDVMYISVTVPKMLMDQVMGVKEISAPECGMQMXYLTLVGSEFFLLAAMAYDRYVAICHPLRYPILMNHRVCLLLVSSSWLLGSVDGFMLTPVTMTFPFCRSQEIHHFFCEVPAVMKLSFSDTSLYETIMYLCCVLMLLIPLTAISSSYSFILFTIHRMNSAEGRKKAFATCSSHIMMVILFYGAAIYNSMLPTSYHIPKKDMIVSVFYTILTPVLNPLIYSLRNKDVTRALKKMLNVGSVLQETMK, from the exons ATGGATAATACCACTTGGGTGGCCAACCATACTGGACGATCAGATTTTGACCTAGTGGGACTCTTCAGTCAATTCAAGTACCCAGCTCTCCTTTGTGTGGTCATTTTTGTGGTTTTCCTGATGGCCTTGTCTGGAAACACCATCCTGATCCTTCTGATCTACTGTGATGCTCACCTTCATAACCCCATGTACTTTTTTATCACCCAGTTGTCACTCATGGATGTGATGTACATTTCTGTCACTGTGCCCAAGATGCTCATGGACCAGGTCATGGGTGTGAAGGAGATCTCAGCCCCTGAGTGTGGGATGCAGA TTTATTTGACACTAGTAGGTTCAGAATTTTTCCTTCTAGCTGCCATGGCCTATGACCGATATGTGGCCATCTGCCATCCACTCCGTTATCCTATCCTCATGAACCATAGGGTGTGTCTCCTCTTGGTGTCTTCCTCATGGCTTCTGGGATCTGTGGATGGATTTATGCTCACACCTGTTACCATGACCTTCCCCTTCTGCAGATCCCAGGAGATCCACCATTTCTTCTGTGAGGTCCCTGCTGTAATGAAGCTCTCCTTCTCAGACACTTCCCTCTATGAGACAATCATGTACCTGTGTTGTGTCCTCATGCTCCTCATCCCTTTGACAGCCATTTCAAGCTCCTATTCTTTCATCCTCTTCACCATCCACAGGATGAACTCAGCAGAGGGACGGAAGAAGGCCTTTGCCACTTGTTCTTCCCACATTATGATGGTCATCCTCTTCTATGGGGCTGCAATCTATAACAGCATGCTCCCCACCTCCTACCACATCCCCAAGAAGGACATGATTGTATCTGTCTTTTATACCATACTCACTCCTGTTCTAAATCCTTTAATTTATAGTCTTAGGAATAAGGATGTTACAAGggctcta aaaaaaatgttgaatgtgGGATCTGTCTTACAGGAAACTATGAAGTAG